The following are encoded in a window of Psychrobacter sp. P11F6 genomic DNA:
- a CDS encoding M48 family metalloprotease, whose product MTQEKKCKSAERSMALSSAIKLALSAVLMTMTTAAMSEDSLNNANTSSKAMASNYNSWQTTGSEELNLPNLRGQGLSFAEQYQNKLLGEWSLRNVNGRIKMEHDPWIQETVKDMTWRLNAQARQQAPMGLVIIDNPSINAFAAPGGVIGLNTGTILAASSMDELASVVAHEVAHISQRHYESGADERKKALLMQIGGMLAAIAASAVDGDAAAAVMMGSQTATMNSTMAFSRNNEREADRVGMQIMTQAGYDPRAMPRFFATMNQRSQLNQVENRFLPSFVRSHPLSNERLSEAQSRAQHYPSLSLNQQQRHQALFDLLYWRVQSTGKHASETVLMTAAKNSVGAKLALMNWYGEQQRFTEASDLLAEINRLPPTQRQNLEPLLSITHSQILTEQNKWSQAADVLASQQRVYPERRDLRLYLAEALTNSNQPIRAQALLKPLTEQQPSDRYAWQSLQLANEKLAKTTDSASLKNIATINALRYRSHDQLWSSRYESALTSLTQAKQLAEKLQTTAQASSARPLLANINAEVKAVKTAKDFEP is encoded by the coding sequence ATGACCCAGGAAAAAAAATGTAAAAGTGCCGAGCGTTCGATGGCATTATCGAGCGCTATTAAATTGGCATTGTCGGCGGTACTAATGACGATGACCACTGCTGCCATGAGTGAGGATAGTCTTAATAATGCTAATACGAGCAGCAAAGCGATGGCATCCAATTATAATTCATGGCAAACCACCGGCTCAGAAGAGCTAAATCTGCCCAATTTGCGCGGACAAGGCTTGAGCTTCGCTGAGCAATATCAAAATAAATTGCTCGGCGAATGGTCGTTACGGAACGTCAATGGTCGTATCAAAATGGAGCATGATCCTTGGATTCAAGAAACGGTTAAAGACATGACTTGGCGTCTCAATGCGCAAGCAAGGCAGCAAGCGCCGATGGGTTTGGTTATCATTGATAACCCAAGTATCAATGCCTTTGCAGCACCAGGCGGGGTCATTGGACTTAATACAGGGACGATTCTGGCCGCTAGCAGTATGGATGAGCTTGCCAGTGTGGTGGCGCATGAAGTTGCTCACATCAGCCAGCGCCATTATGAAAGTGGTGCTGATGAGCGCAAAAAGGCATTGCTAATGCAGATAGGCGGTATGCTAGCAGCGATTGCAGCATCGGCGGTTGATGGTGATGCAGCGGCGGCAGTGATGATGGGTAGCCAAACGGCAACGATGAACAGCACGATGGCATTTAGTCGAAATAATGAGCGCGAGGCCGATCGGGTGGGCATGCAAATCATGACCCAAGCAGGCTATGACCCAAGGGCGATGCCGCGATTCTTTGCCACGATGAACCAACGCAGCCAGCTCAACCAAGTTGAAAATCGATTTTTACCAAGCTTCGTACGCTCGCATCCACTGAGTAACGAGCGCTTAAGTGAAGCGCAAAGTCGTGCCCAGCATTATCCCTCATTGTCACTAAATCAGCAGCAGCGCCATCAGGCTTTATTTGATCTGCTCTACTGGCGTGTCCAAAGTACAGGTAAACATGCCTCAGAGACAGTGCTAATGACGGCTGCTAAAAATAGCGTAGGTGCCAAATTGGCTTTGATGAACTGGTATGGCGAACAGCAACGCTTTACAGAGGCAAGCGATTTACTGGCTGAAATCAATCGACTGCCGCCTACGCAGCGCCAAAATTTAGAGCCTTTACTATCGATTACTCATAGCCAAATTCTAACGGAACAGAATAAATGGTCACAAGCGGCGGACGTATTAGCCAGCCAGCAGCGTGTTTATCCTGAGCGTCGTGATCTGCGTCTTTATTTGGCAGAAGCGCTCACCAATAGCAATCAGCCAATCAGAGCCCAAGCATTACTCAAACCACTGACCGAGCAGCAGCCAAGCGACCGTTATGCTTGGCAAAGTCTGCAACTGGCCAATGAAAAACTGGCAAAAACGACCGACTCTGCGTCCCTGAAAAATATTGCCACCATTAACGCGCTACGCTATCGCAGTCATGACCAACTATGGAGTAGTCGTTATGAGAGTGCGTTGACGTCACTGACCCAAGCCAAACAACTGGCGGAAAAACTACAAACCACGGCTCAAGCCAGTAGCGCCCGTCCATTGCTTGCCAATATCAATGCAGAAGTCAAAGCAGTAAAAACCGCCAAAGACTTTGAGCCTTAG
- a CDS encoding GatB/YqeY domain-containing protein, with translation MSQLKQTLSDNVKVSMKARELERVKVLRNVQAVIKQIEIDRQIELDDAQVLDILQKQLKQRHESLTIFTENNRDDLATKEQFEIDIINEFMPKQMDDAELAALVNAEIATQGATSMRDMGSVMGVLKNKTAGRADPVLISKLVKDALQG, from the coding sequence ATGAGCCAACTGAAACAGACTTTATCAGACAATGTCAAAGTGTCTATGAAAGCGCGTGAGCTTGAGCGTGTCAAAGTACTGCGTAACGTGCAAGCGGTTATCAAGCAAATTGAGATTGACCGTCAAATAGAGCTTGATGATGCGCAAGTCTTAGATATACTGCAAAAGCAGCTAAAACAACGCCATGAGTCATTGACTATTTTTACCGAAAACAACCGTGATGATTTGGCAACCAAAGAGCAGTTTGAGATTGATATCATCAATGAGTTTATGCCAAAACAAATGGATGATGCTGAACTTGCGGCCTTGGTCAATGCGGAAATCGCTACACAAGGCGCGACATCTATGCGTGACATGGGCAGTGTGATGGGTGTATTAAAGAACAAAACCGCAGGACGCGCAGACCCTGTGCTCATCTCTAAGCTGGTGAAAGATGCGCTGCAAGGCTAG
- the rpsU gene encoding 30S ribosomal protein S21, producing MPAVKVKENEPVDIAIRRFKRACEKAGVLSDVRKREFYEKPTQVRKRKKAAAVKRYKKKLQRETIRTTRMY from the coding sequence ATGCCTGCAGTTAAGGTTAAAGAAAACGAACCAGTTGACATCGCTATCCGTCGTTTCAAGCGTGCTTGCGAAAAAGCTGGCGTATTATCAGACGTACGTAAGCGTGAGTTTTATGAAAAACCAACGCAAGTACGTAAGCGTAAAAAAGCTGCTGCCGTAAAGCGTTATAAGAAAAAATTACAACGCGAAACTATTCGTACCACTCGTATGTACTAA